One Keratinibaculum paraultunense genomic window carries:
- the gatB gene encoding Asp-tRNA(Asn)/Glu-tRNA(Gln) amidotransferase subunit GatB: protein MAYKTVIGLEIHVELMTDTKIFCSCPNEFGGEANTHCCPVCLGLPGALPVLNKAVLEYAIKAGIAFNSKIANITKMDRKHYFYPDLVKGYQISQDDVPLCSGGYVEIELEEGTKKIGLTRIHIEEDTGKSIHTEEGDSLLDYNRAGVPLIEIVTEPDMNTPEEARLFLEKLKSTLKYIEVSDCKMEEGSLRCDININVVDTETGKKTNITELKNLNSFSGAVKAMEYEEKRHISLLKEGENTERETRRWDEVKNETIIMREKGEVADYRYAVETDILPIEIKDEWIEELKNSLPELPHAKKQRFIKEYDIPEYDAGVLTQSKELADFYEETVKYIDDPKQVSNWIMGDVLRRINDEELEIEDLKFKPKDLAKLLELINEGKISNNIGKKVLRTMFETGDSPEKIVKEKGLIQISDEDELEKIVEKVLSENEQSIIDYKNGKDRALGYLVGQVMKVTKGKANPQMANQIIRDMIEEQ, encoded by the coding sequence TTGGCTTATAAAACTGTAATAGGATTAGAAATTCATGTGGAGCTTATGACGGATACTAAGATATTTTGTAGTTGTCCCAACGAATTTGGAGGAGAAGCTAATACCCATTGTTGTCCAGTATGCTTAGGGTTACCTGGGGCTTTACCAGTTCTTAACAAGGCAGTGCTAGAATATGCAATAAAGGCAGGGATTGCTTTTAATTCTAAAATTGCCAATATAACTAAAATGGATAGAAAACATTACTTTTATCCTGATTTAGTTAAGGGTTATCAAATAAGTCAAGATGATGTACCCCTATGCAGTGGTGGATATGTAGAAATTGAATTGGAAGAAGGAACTAAGAAAATAGGACTTACTAGAATTCATATAGAAGAAGATACAGGTAAGTCTATTCATACTGAAGAAGGAGATTCCTTATTGGACTATAACAGAGCAGGGGTACCATTAATTGAGATAGTTACAGAACCAGATATGAATACTCCAGAGGAAGCACGACTATTTTTAGAGAAATTAAAATCTACTTTAAAATATATAGAAGTATCTGATTGTAAGATGGAAGAAGGTTCTTTAAGATGTGATATAAATATTAATGTAGTGGACACTGAAACTGGCAAAAAAACTAATATAACAGAGCTTAAGAATTTAAATTCCTTTAGTGGAGCAGTAAAAGCTATGGAGTATGAAGAAAAAAGGCATATATCTTTACTTAAAGAAGGGGAAAACACTGAAAGGGAAACTAGAAGATGGGATGAGGTAAAAAATGAAACTATAATTATGAGGGAAAAAGGAGAAGTGGCTGATTATAGATATGCAGTAGAGACTGATATACTTCCTATTGAAATAAAAGATGAATGGATAGAGGAGTTAAAGAATTCCTTGCCTGAATTACCTCATGCTAAGAAACAAAGATTTATAAAAGAATATGATATACCAGAATATGATGCAGGAGTATTAACTCAATCTAAGGAATTGGCGGATTTTTATGAAGAAACGGTAAAATATATTGATGATCCTAAGCAGGTTAGCAATTGGATAATGGGGGATGTACTAAGAAGAATAAATGATGAAGAACTGGAAATAGAAGATTTGAAGTTTAAACCTAAGGATTTAGCTAAATTGCTAGAATTGATAAACGAAGGTAAGATAAGTAACAATATTGGAAAAAAAGTGCTTAGAACTATGTTTGAAACTGGAGATTCACCAGAAAAAATAGTAAAGGAAAAAGGCTTAATCCAAATATCTGATGAAGATGAACTTGAGAAGATAGTTGAAAAAGTATTATCTGAGAATGAACAATCTATAATAGATTATAAAAAT